The Lampris incognitus isolate fLamInc1 chromosome 7, fLamInc1.hap2, whole genome shotgun sequence genome window below encodes:
- the zbtb38 gene encoding zinc finger and BTB domain-containing protein 38, with the protein MTVVSPSIQDLMDSTHPHTVLSKLNEQRSQGLFCDVTIVVEDVKFRAHRNILAACSGYFRNALMAPEDWTSSQVLELMDLKSEVFACVLNFIYCSKVALTGAEDRQVMVAAGKRLGIPFLERLAEEKQGSGLSQIITGHVKTTDSSKVQMPKKAKKEAYRPEEIESARGPRITNAFSITEVGPGSNPFTPLVLTNRERQSPDVGQLPAICPATSCLTGNNETPRALSEHSYAVNQGAEQNESSQENDRKVSKPLQSQPKQLVNRNMGPLKKRHRLRGTLGRSMPPAPAVLHLDVLTTDGPTVDTAVTNTPSAVMTPPPLYSETEKEKRTDVESHTASDNIQMELDPPTLSPHTEDSISIYGCEYCPEIFTNKALLTIHTEVHKKRFVSHLFCKFCHRKFMHLKRLRNHEQICLKVMSEPPTLDLSDKETRVMELHSDNMPKLGNPETQVSPADVSTPYLLDPLCMDQSENQQAAEKAVNLGGGQRVYNCSVCKRVYVTLSSLKRHENVHSWQRAYPCHYCNKVFALAEYRTKHEIWHTGERRYQCIFCLETFMTYYILKNHQKSFHGIDPRLAVKKKSANGGFKASVYPIKLYRLLPMKFRKRRYKTYSQTYSEGEEQGQKDSLDSNSLIPPFERSGIVSNTDTVSFQMPVTFMATTKTVAPVMPRITFDQPYDQDNDQSLNSEAEQRYQKDTRKEAECRNPTFISSDSTNPLQSDLEHPALDYRDDTQALMNSEHIGHSIPFLAQSLNTVKKLGELSAAAERVEAMTKEILLSGTESLPGNKTEGGKTEMYIAKPACQGPSVDGGSLPLCQITVKIGNEAIIRRKIKGSKLFPKKRKKNRQLSEVRSLGQCPTTVDSSENPRLRLQTEGTTTTQPEMYDESKDHDTADMLWRPYYSYKAKKKKKKLRFKHRRDKHHSYPATSVVRTTPGKAQLEKGCVVRDKSISDGVAEAKRSLRNSSPRASYNCDICDSSFITESGLRAHIIGSHPCFCRTCGKQGPPGEAPTCGDYICDSCMENGSCFDNTSRSPGTEKRYRCSFCPQRFLYLATKRSHEKKHQDTTGKGYKYENYSPSSKHSTYPNEDSEQKIIKTEEGVNQENANMKSHEMGRGHFSTDKMKPRIDDAAHFISIPPKSYQDMSCSRVKDPPSSSYPDTFLPLPPSKGIHKKGQKRIGTQQTMHLASKKQTLEMGRDSFKSLLIRQRTNSHNDDRPPHLFWKNDEKWKCKQEPYFEDHN; encoded by the coding sequence ATGACTGTGGTGTCCCCCTCCATTCAGGACCTGATGGACAGCACTCACCCCCACACCGTGCTCAGCAAGCTTAATGAGCAGCGCTCACAGGGCCTTTTCTGTGATGTTACCATTGTTGTGGAGGATGTAAAGTTTCGGGCCCACAGGAACATCCTGGCAGCCTGCAGCGGCTACTTCAGGAATGCATTGATGGCTCCGGAGGACTGGACTTCCAGCCAGGTGCTGGAGCTGATGGACCTGAAGTCTGAAGTGTTTGCCTGTGTCCTCAACTTTATCTATTGCTCAAAGGTGGCATTAActggtgcagaggacagacaggtcatggtggcagctggGAAGAGACTAGGGATTCCTTTTTTAGAGAGGCTAGCAGAAGAGAAGCAGGGCTCTGGACTTTCACAAATCATAACAGGACATGTTAAAACTACAGACTCTAGCAAGGTACAGATGCCCAAGAAAGCAAAAAAGGAGGCTTATAGGCCTGAGGAGATAGAAAGTGCCAGAGGTCCGCGCATCACCAACGCCTTTTCTATCACTGAAGTGGGACCAGGGAGCAACCCCTTTACTCCACTGGTTCTCACCAATAGGGAGAGACAGTCACCAGATGTGGGACAACTCCCTGCCATTTGCCCTGCCACCTCTTGCTTAACCGGAAACAATGAGACACCACGCGCCCTGTCAGAACACTCTTACGCAGTAAATCAGGGTGCTGAACAAAATGAAAGCAGCCAGGAGAACGACAGAAAAGTTTCTAAGCCTTTACAATCACAGCCAAAGCAACTGGTTAACAGGAATATGGGCCCACTTAAAAAGCGCCACAGGCTGAGAGGCACTCTTGGTAGAAGTATGCCTCCTGCACCAGCAGTGCTACATTTAGATGTACTGACTACTGATGGCCCAACAGTAGATACTGCTGTCACGAACACACCATCGGCAGTcatgacaccaccaccactttattcggagacagaaaaagaaaagaggacaGATGTGGAGTCACATACAGCCAGTGATAACATTCAAATGGAGTTAGATCCACCTACTCTTTCCCCTCATACTGAAGACAGCATATCAATCTACGGATGTGAATACTGCCCAGAAATATTCACCAATAAAGCTCTGCTTACCATACACACAGAGGTGCATAAAAAGCGTTTTGTCAGCCATCTGTTTTGCAAATTTTGTCACAGGAAGTTCATGCACCTGAAACGACTGCGAAACCATGAGCAGATCTGTTTGAAGGTTATGAGCGAGCCACCTACATTAGACCTCAGCGACAAAGAGACTAGGGTAATGGAACTTCATTCAGATAACATGCCAAAGCTGGGTAACCCAGAGACACAAGTATCGCCTGCTGATGTCTCCACCCCTTATTTGCTAGATCCTCTTTGCATGGACCAGTCAGAGAACCAGCAGGCTGCGGAGAAGGCGGTAAATTTAGGTGGTGGGCAAAGGGTTTACAATTGCAGTGTGTGTAAAAGGGTCTATGTCACCCTATCCAGTCTGAAGCGACATGAGAATGTGCATTCCTGGCAAAGGGCCTATCCCTGTCATTACTGTAATAAGGTGTTTGCCCTTGCAGAGTACCGTACCAAGCATGAGATCTGGCACACAGGTGAACGCCGCTATCAATGTATTTTCTGCTTGGAGACTTTCATGACCTACTATATCTTAAAAAACCATCAGAAATCTTTTCACGGCATTGATCCCAGACTAGCTGTGAAGAAAAAGTCTGCCAACGGTGGATTCAAAGCAAGTGTATATCCTATCAAACTCTACAGGCTTCTGCCTATGAAGTTTCGAAAAAGGCGATACAAGACATACAGTCAGACATATTCAGAGGGTGAAGAACAAGGTCAAAAAGACTCACTTGACAGCAACTCTCTTATTCCTCCATTTGAACGGAGTGGCATTGTCAGCAATACAGATACCGTGTCATTCCAAATGCCTGTAACATTCATGGCTACAACAAAGACAGTGGCACCCGTGATGCCTCGCATCACCTTTGACCAGCCATATGACCAAGACAATGACCAAAGCTTGAACTCTGAAGCAGAGCAGCGTTATCAGAAAGACACAAGGAAAGAGGCGGAATGTAGGAATCCAACATTTATCAGCAGTGACAGTACAAACCCTTTACAGTCGGACCTGGAGCACCCTGCCCTGGACTACAGAGATGACACTCAAGCATTAATGAACTCTGAACACATAGGTCATAGCATTCCATTCTTAGCACAATCGTTAAACACTGTTAAGAAGCTAGGTGAACTGTCCGCTGCAGCAGAGAGAGTTGAGGCAATGACCAAAGAGATACTTCTGTCAGGGACAGAGAGCCTGCCAGGAAATAAAACGGAAGGGGGAAAGACTGAAATGTACATTGCCAAGCCTGCATGCCAAGGTCCATCTGTGGATGGTGGCAGTCTGCCGCTCTGCCAGATAACAGTGAAAATAGGTAATGAGGCTATAATCCGCCGTAAAATCAAAGGTTCTAAGCTTTTCCccaagaagagaaagaaaaataggCAGCTGAGTGAAGTAAGGAGCCTAGGTCAGTGCCCTACAACAGTGGACAGCTCAGAAAACCCAAGGCTCCGGCTCCAAACAGAAGGAACTACAACCACACAGCCAGAGATGTATGATGAGTCAAAGGACCATGACACAGCTGATATGCTTTGGCGTCCCTACTACTcttacaaagcaaaaaaaaagaaaaagaagctgAGATTCAAGCACAGAAGAGATAAACATCACAGTTATCCTGCAACATCAGTAGTTAGAACTACACCTGGTAAGGCCCAGTTGGAGAAAGGATGTGTGGTGAGAGACAAGAGCATCTCAGACGGTGTCGCAGAGGCGAAGCGCAGTCTCAGGAACAGCAGCCCAAGGGCCTCTTACAACTGTGACATCTGCGACAGCTCCTTTATCACTGAGTCTGGTTTGAGAGCGCACATTATTGGTTCCCATCCATGTTTTTGTCGGACGTGTGGCAAGCAGGGCCCCCCTGGCGAGGCCCCGACTTGTGGCGATTACATCTGTGACAGCTGTATGGAAAATGGCTCTTGCTTCGATAACACATCCCGGAGTCCCGGCACAGAGAAGAGATATCGTTGTTCCTTCTGTCCCCAGCGTTTTCTCTACCTCGCCACCAAGAGAAGCCACGAGAAAAAACACCAGGACACAACTGGGAAGGGGTATAAATATGAAAACTACTCACCATCATCCAAGCACTCCACATATCCCAATGAGGACAGTGAACAAAAAATAAtcaaaacggaagagggtgtcaATCAAGAAAATGCCAATATGAAAAGTCATGAAATGGGGAGAGGACATTTCTCCACAGATAAGATGAAGCCTAGAATTGATGACGCAGCTCACTTTATTTCCATTCCTCCAAAATCATATCAGGATATGTCATGTTCTAGGGTCAAAGATCCACCATCTTCCTCCTATCCTGACACTTTTTTGCCCCTGCCACCTTCAAAGGGGATACATAAGAAGGGCCAAAAAAGAATCGGTACACAACAAACTATGCATCTCGCCTCAAAAAAGCAAACTCTTGAAATGGGCAGGGACAGCTTCAAGAGTCTTTTGATAAGACAAAGAACAAACAGTCACAATGATGACAGACCCCCTCATCTGTTCTGGAAAAATGACGAGAAGTGGAAGTGTAAACAGGAGCCTTATTTTGAGGACCACAACTGA